The following proteins are encoded in a genomic region of Sesamum indicum cultivar Zhongzhi No. 13 linkage group LG8, S_indicum_v1.0, whole genome shotgun sequence:
- the LOC105168403 gene encoding probable arabinosyltransferase ARAD1, whose product MQKSLNRTLVCLSLCIPLLFGSLLLAGTLDYKSQFLSFIPQLNNVASCRSGSPPLRVYMYDLPPRFNVGLMDPNFPDNALVTAENIPAWRWNDGLRKQHSVEYWMMASLLYEGSDEFGLTREAVRVSDPDSADVFFVPFFSSLSFNVHVRNMAESNTVDEKLQLEMVNILKASAYWKRSGGRDHVIPVHHPNAFRHYRDEINASIFIVADFGRIMNISRLAKDVVAPYVHMVESYISGEPEDPYESRDTLLFFRGRTKRKDEGKIRAQLHKMLNGTKDVIYEEAYASEEGFKASAEQMRSSKFCLHPAGDTPSSCRLFDAIVSHCVPVIVSDRIELPFESEIDYKEFSIFFSVHEALKPGYLVSLLRGFPKEKWVKMWERIKSISHHFEFQYPPKNEDAVNMIWRQVRQKVPAVKLAVHRSRRLKIPDWWR is encoded by the exons ATGCAAAAATCGTTAAACAGGACCCTCGTTTGTCTATCGCTATGCATTCCTCTACTCTTCGGCTCCTTGCTCCTTGCCGGAACCCTCGACTACAAGTCCCAGTTCCTCTCCTTCATCCCCCAGCTCAACAACGTCGCCTCCTGCCGCAGCGGATCACCTCCGCTCCGGGTTTACATGTACGATTTGCCGCCACGCTTCAATGTCGGATTAATGGACCCCAATTTTCCTGATAATGCTCTGGTGACTGCGGAGAATATTCCGGCCTGGAGGTGGAATGATGGGCTCCGGAAGCAGCACAGTGTGGAGTACTGGATGATGGCTTCGCTTTTGTACGAGGGGAGTGATGAGTTCGGGTTGACCAGGGAGGCGGTTCGGGTCTCCGATCCGGATTCCGCTGACGTGTTTTTTGTTCCGTTCTTTTCGTCGCTTAGTTTCAATGTTCATGTTCGGAATATGGCGGAGTCGAATACTGTTGACGAGAAGTTGCAG CTCGAGAtggtaaatatattaaaagcCTCAGCTTATTGGAAAAGGTCTGGCGGAAGAGACCATGTAATCCCCGTGCATCATCCAAATGCTTTCAGACATTATCGTGATGAAATTAATGCTTCTATATTCATTGTTGCTGATTTTGGCCGCATAATGAACATTTCTAGACTGGCAAAGGATGTCGTTGCCCCTTATGTTCACATGGTAGAATCATATATCAGTGGTGAACCTGAAGATCCATATGAGTCGCGTGATACACTTCTCTTCTTCCGTGGGAGGACTAAGAGGAAAGAT GAGGGAAAAATTCGTGCACAACTACATAAGATGTTAAATGGAACGAAGGATGTCATATATGAGGAGGCTTATGCTTCAGAAGAAGGCTTCAAAGCG TCTGCTGAACAAATGCGTTCGTCAAAGTTTTGTCTCCATCCGGCGGGTGATACTCCATCATCTTGCCGTCTATTTGATGCTATTGTCAGCCACTGTGTTCCCGTTATTGTGAGTGACAGAATTGAGCTACCCTTTGAAAGTGAAATAGACTACAAGGAgttctccattttcttctcAGTTCACGAGGCACTGAAACCAGGCTACTTGGTCAGTCTGCTCAGAGGGTTTCCAAAAGAGAAATGGGTTAAGATGTGGGAGCGAATTAAAAGCATTTCTCACCACTTTGAATTCCAGTATCCTCCAAAGAACGAAGATGCAGTTAATATGATTTGGAGGCAGGTGAGGCAGAAAGTTCCTGCAGTTAAGCTTGCTGTACACCGGAGTAGGAGGCTGAAAATACCAGATTGGTGGAGATAA